Proteins encoded within one genomic window of Arachis ipaensis cultivar K30076 chromosome B08, Araip1.1, whole genome shotgun sequence:
- the LOC107613348 gene encoding mannan endo-1,4-beta-mannosidase 2 isoform X1 translates to MVSGNGVCFPILGFASFLLFFYMSFGSLRFSFLFEENGKPLSFVERNGTQFVLDGKALYVNGWNSYWLMGQSVEVYNRPKVREMLQNGAKMGFTVCRTWAFNDGDYNALQISPGHFDEQTFKALDYVIAEARQNGIRLLLSLVNNLQAYGGKTQYVKWAWEEGVGLSSSNDSFFFDPSIRSYFKNYVKTVLTRKNTITKIEYRNDPTIFGWELINEPRCMYDPSGDTLQEWLEEMSSFVKSIDKNHLLTIGHEGFYGPNDLKDSTVNPEYWASRLGIDFIRNSNISNIDFTSVHIYADHWFHDQSFEDQLKFVSKWMLSHIEDGDNVLNKPVVFSEYGYSEFNKNFSFSDREKMYRRVTDIIYKSAKKNKSGAGALVWQFLVGGMNEFSDEYGMVPWESLSTHSLFIEQSCRLAKLKQLPQQYPSFKDLC, encoded by the exons ATGGTCTCAGGAAATGGCGTGTGTTTCCCTATTCTGGGTTTTGCAtcctttttgcttttcttttatatgTCTTTCGGAAGCTTAAGGTTCAGCTTTCTATTTGAGGAAAATGGAAAACCGTTGTCGTTTGTGGAGAGGAACGGGACGCAGTTCGTGTTGGATGGAAAAGCCTTATATGTGAATGGTTGGAACTCTTACTGGTTAATGGGGCAATCAGTGGAAGTGTATAATAGGCCAAAGGTGCGTGAAATGCTGCAAAATGGTGCAAAGATGGGTTTCACAGTTTGTAGAACTTGGGCGTTCAATGATGGTGACTACAATGCCCTTCAAATTTCACCTGGCCATTTTGATGAGCAAACATTCAAG GCCTTGGATTATGTCATAGCAGAAGCGAGGCAAAATGGTATTAGGCTGCTTCTTAGCTTGGTGAATAACTTGCAAGCTTATGGTGGGAAGACTCAGTATGTAAAATGGGCATGGGAAGAAGGGGTAGGGCTAAGCTCATCTAACGAttctttcttcttcgatccgtcaATCCGTAGTTACTTCAAGAATTATGTCAAG ACTGTTTTGACAAGGAAAAATACTATCACCAAAATTGAATATCGAAATGACCCCACCATTTTTGGGTGGGAATTGATTAATGAACCCCGTTGCATGTATGATCCTTCTGGTGACACTCTCCAA GAGTGGCTTGAAGAAATGTCAAGTTTTGTCAAATCAATTGACAAGAACCATTTGCTGACTATCGGTCATGAAGGTTTTTATGGTCCTAATGACCTGAAAGACTCAACTGTTAACCCCGAGTATTGGGCATCCCGACTTGGAATTGATTTCATCCGGAACTCCAACATCTCGAATATTGATTTCACCTCGGTCCATATCTATGCTGACCATTG GTTTCATGATCAATCATTTGAAGACCAACTGAAATTTGTTTCCAAGTGGATGCTTTCCCACATTGAAGATGGTGACAATGTACTGAATAAACCCGTCGTGTTCTCCGAATATGGatattcagaattcaacaagaacTTTTCATTTTCAGACAGAGAAAAGATGTATAGAAGAGTTACAGACATAATCTACAAATCTGCTAAGAAGAACAAGTCAGGAGCAGGTGCTTTGGTTTGGCAATTCTTAGTTGGGGGAATGAATGAGTTTTCTGATGAATATGGTATGGTCCCATGGGAAAGTTTATCAACCCACTCACTCTTTATTGAGCAATCATGCAGATTGGCCAAACTCAAACAATTGCCCCAACAGTATCCAAGTTTCAAAGACCTTTGTTAG
- the LOC107613348 gene encoding mannan endo-1,4-beta-mannosidase 5 isoform X3: MVSGNGVCFPILGFASFLLFFYMSFGSLRFSFLFEENGKPLSFVERNGTQFVLDGKALYVNGWNSYWLMGQSVEVYNRPKVREMLQNGAKMGFTVCRTWAFNDGDYNALQISPGHFDEQTFKTVLTRKNTITKIEYRNDPTIFGWELINEPRCMYDPSGDTLQEWLEEMSSFVKSIDKNHLLTIGHEGFYGPNDLKDSTVNPEYWASRLGIDFIRNSNISNIDFTSVHIYADHWFHDQSFEDQLKFVSKWMLSHIEDGDNVLNKPVVFSEYGYSEFNKNFSFSDREKMYRRVTDIIYKSAKKNKSGAGALVWQFLVGGMNEFSDEYGMVPWESLSTHSLFIEQSCRLAKLKQLPQQYPSFKDLC; the protein is encoded by the exons ATGGTCTCAGGAAATGGCGTGTGTTTCCCTATTCTGGGTTTTGCAtcctttttgcttttcttttatatgTCTTTCGGAAGCTTAAGGTTCAGCTTTCTATTTGAGGAAAATGGAAAACCGTTGTCGTTTGTGGAGAGGAACGGGACGCAGTTCGTGTTGGATGGAAAAGCCTTATATGTGAATGGTTGGAACTCTTACTGGTTAATGGGGCAATCAGTGGAAGTGTATAATAGGCCAAAGGTGCGTGAAATGCTGCAAAATGGTGCAAAGATGGGTTTCACAGTTTGTAGAACTTGGGCGTTCAATGATGGTGACTACAATGCCCTTCAAATTTCACCTGGCCATTTTGATGAGCAAACATTCAAG ACTGTTTTGACAAGGAAAAATACTATCACCAAAATTGAATATCGAAATGACCCCACCATTTTTGGGTGGGAATTGATTAATGAACCCCGTTGCATGTATGATCCTTCTGGTGACACTCTCCAA GAGTGGCTTGAAGAAATGTCAAGTTTTGTCAAATCAATTGACAAGAACCATTTGCTGACTATCGGTCATGAAGGTTTTTATGGTCCTAATGACCTGAAAGACTCAACTGTTAACCCCGAGTATTGGGCATCCCGACTTGGAATTGATTTCATCCGGAACTCCAACATCTCGAATATTGATTTCACCTCGGTCCATATCTATGCTGACCATTG GTTTCATGATCAATCATTTGAAGACCAACTGAAATTTGTTTCCAAGTGGATGCTTTCCCACATTGAAGATGGTGACAATGTACTGAATAAACCCGTCGTGTTCTCCGAATATGGatattcagaattcaacaagaacTTTTCATTTTCAGACAGAGAAAAGATGTATAGAAGAGTTACAGACATAATCTACAAATCTGCTAAGAAGAACAAGTCAGGAGCAGGTGCTTTGGTTTGGCAATTCTTAGTTGGGGGAATGAATGAGTTTTCTGATGAATATGGTATGGTCCCATGGGAAAGTTTATCAACCCACTCACTCTTTATTGAGCAATCATGCAGATTGGCCAAACTCAAACAATTGCCCCAACAGTATCCAAGTTTCAAAGACCTTTGTTAG
- the LOC107613348 gene encoding mannan endo-1,4-beta-mannosidase 2 isoform X2: MVSGNGVCFPILGFASFLLFFYMSFGSLRFSFLFEENGKPLSFVERNGTQFVLDGKALYVNGWNSYWLMGQSVEVYNRPKVREMLQNGAKMGFTVCRTWAFNDGDYNALQISPGHFDEQTFKALDYVIAEARQNGIRLLLSLVNNLQAYGGKTQYVKWAWEEGTVLTRKNTITKIEYRNDPTIFGWELINEPRCMYDPSGDTLQEWLEEMSSFVKSIDKNHLLTIGHEGFYGPNDLKDSTVNPEYWASRLGIDFIRNSNISNIDFTSVHIYADHWFHDQSFEDQLKFVSKWMLSHIEDGDNVLNKPVVFSEYGYSEFNKNFSFSDREKMYRRVTDIIYKSAKKNKSGAGALVWQFLVGGMNEFSDEYGMVPWESLSTHSLFIEQSCRLAKLKQLPQQYPSFKDLC, from the exons ATGGTCTCAGGAAATGGCGTGTGTTTCCCTATTCTGGGTTTTGCAtcctttttgcttttcttttatatgTCTTTCGGAAGCTTAAGGTTCAGCTTTCTATTTGAGGAAAATGGAAAACCGTTGTCGTTTGTGGAGAGGAACGGGACGCAGTTCGTGTTGGATGGAAAAGCCTTATATGTGAATGGTTGGAACTCTTACTGGTTAATGGGGCAATCAGTGGAAGTGTATAATAGGCCAAAGGTGCGTGAAATGCTGCAAAATGGTGCAAAGATGGGTTTCACAGTTTGTAGAACTTGGGCGTTCAATGATGGTGACTACAATGCCCTTCAAATTTCACCTGGCCATTTTGATGAGCAAACATTCAAG GCCTTGGATTATGTCATAGCAGAAGCGAGGCAAAATGGTATTAGGCTGCTTCTTAGCTTGGTGAATAACTTGCAAGCTTATGGTGGGAAGACTCAGTATGTAAAATGGGCATGGGAAGAAGGG ACTGTTTTGACAAGGAAAAATACTATCACCAAAATTGAATATCGAAATGACCCCACCATTTTTGGGTGGGAATTGATTAATGAACCCCGTTGCATGTATGATCCTTCTGGTGACACTCTCCAA GAGTGGCTTGAAGAAATGTCAAGTTTTGTCAAATCAATTGACAAGAACCATTTGCTGACTATCGGTCATGAAGGTTTTTATGGTCCTAATGACCTGAAAGACTCAACTGTTAACCCCGAGTATTGGGCATCCCGACTTGGAATTGATTTCATCCGGAACTCCAACATCTCGAATATTGATTTCACCTCGGTCCATATCTATGCTGACCATTG GTTTCATGATCAATCATTTGAAGACCAACTGAAATTTGTTTCCAAGTGGATGCTTTCCCACATTGAAGATGGTGACAATGTACTGAATAAACCCGTCGTGTTCTCCGAATATGGatattcagaattcaacaagaacTTTTCATTTTCAGACAGAGAAAAGATGTATAGAAGAGTTACAGACATAATCTACAAATCTGCTAAGAAGAACAAGTCAGGAGCAGGTGCTTTGGTTTGGCAATTCTTAGTTGGGGGAATGAATGAGTTTTCTGATGAATATGGTATGGTCCCATGGGAAAGTTTATCAACCCACTCACTCTTTATTGAGCAATCATGCAGATTGGCCAAACTCAAACAATTGCCCCAACAGTATCCAAGTTTCAAAGACCTTTGTTAG
- the LOC107613349 gene encoding uncharacterized protein LOC107613349, whose translation MVVSLGPGKFYGTSLPRPRIYTDVKFNDHRVDPPVSVADPLMSWAREAHWSMGGLSFKRLHLQGKIEGNVDRLRAQLESLSHSGAQSQSPPPHFKPTLSRGSKRPAVDSPPPPPAPIAPKRRRLTALIEEDEENEEGKEEEVRVKAKSKAKDSKRCVGRRLVKKLGDDFDRVASENGGADVADNLDLNAVPNDVLDSVSASTKRSRRRLMKGGEAVTNKVVDESNKSSDPKEKKSGQVEKRSNSSNVVRTSPRLAKSRSN comes from the coding sequence ATGGTAGTGTCCCTTGGCCCAGGCAAGTTCTACGGCACAAGCCTCCCCCGCCCTCGCATCTACACCGACGTCAAGTTCAACGACCACCGCGTTGACCCCCCTGTCTCCGTCGCTGACCCACTCATGTCTTGGGCCAGAGAGGCCCACTGGTCCATGGGCGGTCTCTCCTTCAAGCGCCTCCACCTTCAGGGCAAAATCGAAGGCAACGTCGACAGACTCCGCGCTCAACTCGAGTCTCTCTCTCACTCCGGGGCCCAATCCCAAAGCCCGCCACCTCACTTCAAGCCCACGCTCTCCCGCGGATCCAAGAGGCCCGCTGTGGATTCTCCTCCCCCGCCTCCCGCTCCTATTGCACCCAAGCGCCGAAGGCTCACAGCGCTGATCGAAGAGGACGAAGAGAATGAAGAGGGGAAGGAAGAGGAGGTTAGGGTTAAGGCTAAGTCCAAGGCTAAGGATTCAAAGCGCTGCGTTGGAAGGCGGTTGGTGAAGAAACTCGGCGACGATTTTGATCGCGTGGCTTCGGAGAACGGAGGTGCTGACGTGGCTGACAATCTGGATTTAAATGCGGTTCCAAATGATGTATTGGATTCGGTGTCAGCGAGCACAAAGAGAAGTCGCCGGAGGTTGATGAAGGGTGGTGAAGCTGTGACGAACAAGGTGGTTGATGAGTCCAATAAATCATCGGATCCAAAGGAGAAAAAGAGTGGTCAAGTTGAAAAGAGATCTAATTCTTCGAATGTGGTTAGAACTTCACCGAGGTTGGCTAAGAGTAGATCCAATTAG